The following are from one region of the Francisella opportunistica genome:
- the tssC gene encoding type VI secretion system contractile sheath large subunit: protein MSEFNETTYKCADILSAAGFEQSDTFELITQDQLSNDKLQASYESRLMTALSILLSNKKDESVIDKNLIHRVTEMIDRMINKQVSEVLAHPDFRKLETSWRSVQEVANSVDFKKTHLSIIDVDKDELAEDFENNSVDVSGSDFFKKVYVAEYDQFGGEPYGALIGLYDFDKTQEDIEWLTVMGKIAEASHAPFIAAASPKLFGCETYNDLSEIKDIDGLMAHPRFGRWNAFRKTRAAGYIGLTLPNFMLRAPYDPVNNPAGKGPLNNFKEEVSLLAPDQSCLWGNAAVLFAKNLARSFEITGWCQSICGPTSGGKVEGLPIYNFNERDSNAFVLPVNLLIPDHKEYSLAKAGFIGLVYEKKTSNACFFSAQSLKASEEFEDHSDSENSQLITKLPYTFSVCKIAHYVKCIARDDIGSETDETIMSNKLNTWISKYVTTVPNPNALTTSYYPFKAARVNVSKSPGMAGWFNCNIEVLPHIKFEGMDVTLKLDTRLA, encoded by the coding sequence ATGAGTGAATTTAACGAAACTACATATAAGTGTGCTGATATCCTCTCAGCAGCAGGGTTTGAGCAGAGTGATACTTTTGAGCTTATAACTCAAGATCAATTAAGTAACGATAAATTACAAGCAAGTTATGAATCAAGATTAATGACTGCTTTATCGATATTACTTAGTAATAAAAAAGATGAATCTGTTATTGATAAAAACTTAATTCATCGAGTAACTGAGATGATTGACCGTATGATTAATAAACAAGTATCAGAAGTATTAGCACATCCAGACTTTAGAAAGTTAGAAACTAGTTGGAGATCTGTTCAAGAAGTTGCTAATAGTGTTGATTTCAAAAAGACACACTTATCTATTATCGATGTAGACAAAGATGAGTTAGCAGAAGATTTTGAAAATAATAGTGTAGATGTTTCTGGTAGTGATTTCTTTAAAAAAGTTTATGTAGCTGAATATGATCAATTTGGTGGTGAGCCATATGGTGCTTTGATTGGTTTGTATGATTTTGATAAAACTCAAGAAGATATTGAGTGGCTTACTGTTATGGGTAAGATTGCAGAAGCTTCTCATGCACCATTTATTGCAGCTGCTTCACCGAAATTATTTGGTTGTGAGACATATAATGATTTAAGTGAGATCAAAGATATTGATGGTTTGATGGCACATCCTAGATTTGGGCGCTGGAATGCTTTTCGTAAAACTAGAGCAGCTGGGTATATAGGTCTGACATTGCCTAACTTTATGTTAAGAGCACCTTATGACCCTGTTAATAATCCTGCAGGTAAGGGACCTCTAAATAACTTTAAAGAAGAAGTAAGTTTACTTGCTCCAGATCAAAGTTGTTTATGGGGTAATGCCGCAGTATTATTTGCTAAAAATCTAGCTAGATCATTTGAGATTACAGGTTGGTGCCAATCAATTTGTGGTCCAACAAGTGGTGGAAAAGTTGAGGGATTGCCGATTTATAACTTTAATGAGCGCGATAGTAATGCTTTTGTATTACCTGTGAATTTGTTAATTCCAGACCATAAAGAGTATAGCTTAGCTAAAGCAGGTTTTATTGGTTTGGTTTATGAAAAGAAAACATCAAATGCTTGCTTCTTTAGTGCTCAATCACTAAAAGCTAGCGAAGAATTTGAAGATCATAGTGATAGTGAGAATAGTCAGCTAATTACAAAGCTACCATATACATTTTCGGTTTGTAAGATAGCTCACTATGTTAAATGTATAGCTCGTGATGATATTGGTTCAGAGACAGATGAAACTATTATGAGTAATAAGTTAAATACTTGGATTAGTAAATATGTAACAACTGTGCCAAATCCAAATGCTTTAACAACCTCTTACTATCCATTTAAAGCAGCTAGAGTCAATGTCAGCAAATCTCCTGGGATGGCTGGTTGGTTTAACTGCAATATCGAAGTTCTACCTCATATTAAATTTGAAGGTATGGATGTAACCCTTAAGCTAGACACGAGACTAGCTTAA
- the tssB gene encoding type VI secretion system contractile sheath small subunit, with the protein MKVNQAIPKSRITITYDMEVEGTKKKKELPFRQLLVGDLSLGNSKERKQELPNRKIYELNSPNLSEVMDSMGIKLNISVPNHIKEGGEDIQVDLDVNSMKVFDPNTIAQLIPELASLLQAKKLIQEFGSTIDNNRKLRNLLNNGINNVQALEKIQEELPLLETYKFNKDL; encoded by the coding sequence ATGAAAGTTAACCAAGCAATTCCTAAATCGCGTATTACAATCACGTATGATATGGAGGTTGAGGGAACTAAGAAGAAAAAAGAATTACCTTTTAGACAGTTGTTGGTAGGAGATCTTTCTCTAGGTAATTCAAAAGAAAGAAAACAAGAGCTACCTAATCGCAAGATTTATGAATTAAATAGCCCAAACTTATCTGAAGTAATGGATTCTATGGGTATTAAACTGAATATTAGTGTACCAAACCATATCAAAGAAGGTGGTGAAGATATTCAAGTAGATTTAGATGTAAATTCTATGAAAGTATTTGATCCAAATACGATCGCTCAGCTTATTCCTGAATTAGCATCATTGCTTCAAGCTAAGAAGTTAATTCAAGAGTTTGGCTCTACTATCGACAATAATAGAAAGCTTAGAAACTTACTAAACAATGGTATCAATAATGTACAGGCGTTAGAAAAAATTCAAGAAGAACTTCCTCTTCTTGAAACATATAAATTTAATAAAGATCTTTGA
- a CDS encoding GyrI-like domain-containing protein produces MKVVGVATKVSNDREDLLEQAWELFFNSEVLEYLNKQNLSQDIISVYYDYEGDHTAPYTLLIGYEVTETFEVPTGLDSVIIELNHEVYRVAGELPDAIIDKWQEVWADNSKKRAYRADFDRYNPINDYAEVNVEYLR; encoded by the coding sequence ATGAAAGTAGTTGGTGTGGCAACAAAGGTTTCTAATGATAGAGAAGACCTACTTGAGCAGGCTTGGGAGCTCTTCTTTAATAGTGAAGTTTTAGAATACCTTAATAAACAAAACTTATCTCAAGATATAATCTCTGTTTACTATGATTATGAAGGTGATCATACAGCGCCGTATACTCTTTTGATAGGCTATGAGGTAACAGAAACTTTTGAGGTACCAACAGGTTTAGATTCTGTCATTATTGAGCTTAATCATGAGGTATATAGAGTAGCTGGTGAGCTTCCTGATGCAATAATAGATAAATGGCAAGAAGTGTGGGCTGATAACTCTAAAAAGAGAGCTTATAGAGCAGATTTTGATAGGTATAATCCAATAAATGATTATGCTGAAGTTAATGTCGAATATCTTAGGTAA
- the trpCF gene encoding bifunctional indole-3-glycerol-phosphate synthase TrpC/phosphoribosylanthranilate isomerase TrpF has product METILAKIVEAKRKWLFAKKRIFPLDVFKKEIVKTDRNFYEALESDRAVFILECKKGSPSKGIIRKNFDLNEIATVYKNYANVISVLTDEEFFMGSFANLEIVRKQVAQPILCKDFIIDEYQIYLARHYQADAVLLMLSVLDDQEYKNLAKLANRLEMGILTEVSNEEELQRAIKLKAKVIGINNRNLRDLSIDLNTTRLLAPKIPKGVIIISESGIYKNQEVRELRNYVNGFLIGSSIMAERNLELAVRKIVYGFNKVCGLTSVENAQKAYNAGAVYGGFIFVEKSPRYVDFSMAKQITKKVRLNYVGVFANAKIEDVVNTCYALKLSAVQLHGNEDQEYIDTLKSKLHRNCQIWKAYGVDKTLPKFFDNVDYHLLDAQVDGKSGGTGKTFDWNLIKDRKNIILAGGLNSKNIAKAIQLKCSAYDINSGVESEPGQKDQNKLNEVFDIIRNY; this is encoded by the coding sequence ATGGAAACTATATTAGCAAAAATTGTTGAAGCAAAAAGAAAGTGGCTTTTTGCCAAGAAAAGAATATTCCCACTAGATGTTTTTAAAAAAGAAATTGTTAAAACAGACCGTAACTTCTATGAAGCTTTGGAATCTGATAGAGCAGTATTTATTTTAGAATGTAAAAAAGGCTCACCTTCTAAAGGGATTATCCGTAAAAATTTTGATCTAAATGAAATTGCAACTGTATACAAAAACTATGCAAATGTTATATCTGTACTTACAGATGAAGAGTTTTTTATGGGTAGTTTTGCAAATCTAGAAATTGTTAGAAAACAGGTTGCACAACCTATACTTTGTAAAGATTTTATAATAGATGAGTATCAAATATATTTAGCAAGGCATTATCAAGCTGATGCAGTATTACTGATGCTTTCAGTACTTGATGATCAAGAGTATAAAAATTTAGCAAAATTAGCTAATCGCCTTGAGATGGGAATACTCACAGAGGTTAGTAATGAAGAAGAACTTCAAAGAGCGATAAAGTTAAAAGCAAAAGTTATCGGCATTAATAATCGCAATCTTAGAGATTTATCTATAGATCTAAATACTACTCGTCTTTTAGCGCCAAAAATACCTAAAGGAGTAATTATTATTTCAGAGTCAGGTATTTATAAGAATCAGGAAGTTCGTGAGCTTAGAAATTATGTAAATGGTTTTCTTATAGGTAGTTCTATTATGGCTGAGCGTAATCTAGAACTTGCTGTTAGAAAGATAGTTTATGGATTTAATAAAGTTTGTGGTCTTACATCTGTAGAAAATGCGCAAAAAGCTTACAATGCTGGGGCTGTATATGGAGGATTTATCTTTGTAGAAAAATCACCACGCTATGTGGACTTTTCGATGGCAAAACAAATAACTAAAAAAGTTAGATTAAACTATGTAGGTGTATTTGCTAATGCTAAGATAGAAGATGTAGTAAATACCTGTTATGCACTAAAACTAAGTGCTGTGCAATTACATGGTAATGAAGATCAAGAATATATTGATACTCTAAAATCTAAACTACATAGAAACTGTCAAATATGGAAAGCTTATGGTGTAGATAAAACCCTTCCAAAGTTTTTTGATAATGTTGATTATCATCTTTTAGATGCTCAAGTAGATGGTAAATCTGGTGGTACAGGTAAAACTTTTGATTGGAACCTTATTAAAGATAGAAAAAATATAATTCTTGCTGGAGGTCTTAACTCTAAAAATATAGCTAAAGCAATACAACTAAAATGCTCCGCTTATGATATTAATTCTGGAGTTGAATCTGAACCAGGTCAGAAAGATCAAAACAAATTAAACGAAGTTTTTGATATAATTAGAAACTACTAA
- a CDS encoding Hsp20/alpha crystallin family protein gives MSKEIRYNPFELKHSINDLFDNFFSFPKSYQEEKYIENIHLDITEDEFAYSITADLAGIEEKDIDIELDKNKLTIKAKREHLHKDKKHHVQECYYGEFQRSINLPDNIDSDKIEAKYNNGVLTLNIPKKEKDNSTKKISIKS, from the coding sequence ATGAGTAAAGAAATTAGATATAATCCATTTGAGCTAAAGCATTCTATAAATGATCTTTTTGATAATTTTTTTAGTTTTCCTAAAAGTTATCAAGAAGAAAAATACATAGAAAATATACACCTAGATATTACTGAAGATGAATTTGCCTATAGTATTACTGCAGATTTAGCAGGAATAGAAGAGAAAGATATCGATATAGAATTAGATAAAAATAAACTAACTATAAAAGCTAAACGTGAACACTTACACAAAGATAAAAAACATCATGTACAAGAGTGCTATTACGGTGAATTTCAGCGTAGTATAAACCTACCTGATAATATAGATAGTGATAAAATAGAAGCTAAATATAATAATGGTGTATTAACCTTAAATATTCCTAAAAAAGAAAAAGATAATTCTACTAAAAAAATATCAATAAAATCTTAG